The segment GTGAATTTTCCCGTGACGGCTCGAAAAGCACCGGTGGTGGTCAGGATTCCCTCCCTTCGTTCCAATGCTTTTTCCACCAGCTGGGGGGTGGTCAAGTTTAAGTGTACGTTTCCGTCCAACTGGAGTTCCACGGAATGGTTGGCATTCGTATGTGTCTTCATCAGTCCATCCTTTCCTTTGCATCACGTAACTGATTAAGGGGTCATATCTCCTGTCGCTGACGGAAAAAGTATAACACATTTCCCTTCTGGATTAAATCGTATGGAACATAACCAAAAGAGGTGAAAGGATTGGGCGGCCTGCCCATTGACTTCCTCCTGATTAAGTGTTATCTTCATACAGAATGAATATGATTGCGGGAGTGTTTGAATGAGTCAGCTAGCGGAAGGATCCGTCGTGACTGGCGAAGTGGTGGCCATCAAACCCTTTGGCGCCTTCGTCAAACTGGAAACCGGAGAGACGGGTCTGGTTCATATCTCTCAAATCTCCAGCAAGTTCGTTGAGAAAGTGGAGGACGAATTGACTGTTGGAGATTCAGTCAAAGCAAAAGTACTTTCCATCGATTCATCCGGGAAAATTTCACT is part of the Kroppenstedtia eburnea genome and harbors:
- a CDS encoding S1 RNA-binding domain-containing protein; translated protein: MSQLAEGSVVTGEVVAIKPFGAFVKLETGETGLVHISQISSKFVEKVEDELTVGDSVKAKVLSIDSSGKISLSIKALTDDRPRGGRRGGRSRGGAQDFEDMMKKWMKSSEERLSALAAKQKKGR